From the genome of Deinococcus sp. AJ005, one region includes:
- a CDS encoding LysR family transcriptional regulator: MELRHLRHFVALAEEEHFGRAAERVFVVQQALSNSVRNLEEEVGVPLVLRTTRRVQLTPAGQEFLVGARETLALAGQTVERARRAARGEVGRLTIGFVSGLAFGGLPEIVRRFRELYPNVSVNLRELTAHEQEAGLRGGVLDVGLMLLPVRAATLDSRALWRQPLVAALPAGHPLARKRKLKISDLAPEPFVFFPRQLRATYFDQVMRWCAGADFTPNVVQEAIEIPTLLSLVAAGVGVFLPIEFFNRLQLPGVVYRPVEDAPLVDIVAVWRRDEGKNPVVRAFLSVAEEMLGAGKDSQESSTSHT; this comes from the coding sequence ATGGAACTGCGTCACCTGCGCCATTTCGTCGCGCTGGCCGAGGAAGAACACTTCGGGCGGGCCGCCGAGCGTGTCTTCGTGGTGCAGCAGGCCCTGAGCAACAGCGTCCGCAATCTGGAGGAAGAGGTGGGCGTGCCACTGGTGCTGCGAACCACCCGCCGCGTGCAGCTCACGCCCGCCGGGCAGGAATTCCTGGTGGGCGCACGCGAGACGCTGGCACTGGCCGGGCAGACCGTGGAACGCGCCCGCCGCGCTGCACGGGGTGAGGTGGGCCGCCTGACCATAGGTTTCGTCAGTGGGCTGGCCTTCGGCGGCTTGCCCGAAATCGTGCGCCGCTTCCGCGAGTTGTATCCGAATGTCAGCGTCAATCTGCGTGAGCTGACCGCGCACGAGCAAGAGGCCGGGCTGCGTGGCGGGGTGCTGGACGTGGGCCTGATGCTGCTGCCGGTGCGCGCCGCCACCCTGGATTCGCGGGCGCTGTGGCGGCAACCGCTGGTGGCGGCCCTGCCTGCCGGACACCCGCTGGCCCGCAAGCGCAAGCTCAAAATCTCTGATCTGGCCCCCGAACCCTTCGTGTTCTTTCCGCGCCAGTTACGCGCCACCTATTTCGATCAGGTGATGCGCTGGTGTGCCGGGGCCGACTTCACCCCCAACGTCGTGCAGGAGGCCATCGAGATTCCCACGCTGCTGTCGCTGGTGGCGGCGGGCGTGGGCGTCTTTCTCCCCATCGAGTTCTTTAACCGCTTGCAGTTGCCAGGCGTGGTTTACCGACCCGTCGAGGACGCCCCGCTGGTGGACATCGTGGCCGTCTGGCGGCGCGATGAGGGCAAGAATCCGGTGGTTCGGGCGTTTTTAAGCGTGGCCGAGGAGATGCTGGGGGCGGGGAAGGACAGTCAGGAGAGTTCTACCAGTCATACATAG
- the purF gene encoding amidophosphoribosyltransferase — MHPDFPLPDSFLQTLSENDFGNDKPREECGVFGLYSPVPNDLAWLTYLGMFALQHRGQEAAGMCVSDGEKFHVEKDLGLVTQVFDERRLDSVRLANARVSIGHVRYSTTGSNLRFNAQPLTTRTNKGILGMAHNGNFVNALEVRQEMLLEGALFQTTNDSEVMLNLIARESHMDLVEATAAAMKRLKGGYACVLMNRHALIGFRDPHGVRPLVIGQRDDGAYAMASEPCALYAVGAKLLRDVQPGELVWVDRDGLHSLMVEPRAPTPCAFEWIYFARSDSQLDGIDTHASRIRMGEQLAREFPVEADIVVPVPDSGIGAAIGYARQSGIPFDYGLYKNPYAGRTFIAPTQEARELKVKMKLSPTSAVAGRRVILVDDSIVRGTTSRQIVNLLRDAGATEVHFRVSSPPITHPCFYGIDTAARKELVASTHTQEEIRQLIGADTLAFISERGIREAVGGPGLCLACFNGEYPAGTPLLNDVDKLALEV, encoded by the coding sequence ATGCACCCTGATTTCCCCCTCCCCGATTCCTTCCTGCAAACCCTCTCCGAGAACGACTTCGGCAACGACAAACCCCGCGAGGAGTGCGGCGTCTTTGGCCTGTACTCGCCCGTGCCCAACGATCTGGCGTGGCTGACCTACCTGGGCATGTTCGCCCTGCAACACCGGGGCCAGGAAGCGGCGGGCATGTGCGTCAGCGACGGCGAGAAATTCCATGTGGAAAAGGATCTGGGACTGGTCACGCAGGTCTTTGACGAGCGCCGCCTGGACAGTGTACGGCTGGCCAACGCCCGCGTCAGCATCGGGCATGTGCGCTACAGCACCACCGGCAGCAACCTGCGCTTCAACGCCCAGCCGCTGACCACCCGCACCAACAAGGGCATTCTGGGCATGGCGCACAACGGCAACTTTGTGAACGCGCTGGAGGTTCGTCAGGAAATGCTGCTGGAGGGCGCACTCTTCCAGACCACCAACGACAGTGAAGTGATGCTGAACCTGATCGCCCGCGAGAGCCACATGGATCTGGTGGAGGCCACCGCCGCCGCTATGAAACGATTGAAGGGCGGCTACGCCTGCGTGCTGATGAACCGCCACGCCCTGATCGGTTTCCGTGACCCGCACGGCGTCCGGCCTCTGGTGATCGGGCAGCGGGACGACGGCGCATACGCGATGGCCAGCGAACCCTGCGCCCTGTACGCGGTGGGCGCAAAGCTGCTGCGCGACGTGCAGCCCGGCGAACTGGTCTGGGTGGACAGAGACGGTCTCCACAGCCTGATGGTGGAGCCGCGTGCGCCCACGCCCTGCGCCTTCGAGTGGATTTACTTCGCCCGCAGCGATAGTCAGCTCGACGGCATCGACACCCACGCCAGCCGCATCCGCATGGGCGAGCAACTGGCCCGCGAATTTCCGGTGGAGGCCGACATCGTGGTCCCGGTTCCCGACAGCGGCATCGGCGCGGCCATCGGGTACGCGCGCCAGAGCGGGATTCCCTTCGATTACGGGCTGTACAAGAATCCGTATGCAGGCCGCACCTTTATTGCCCCAACGCAGGAGGCGCGCGAGCTGAAGGTCAAGATGAAACTCTCGCCCACCAGCGCCGTCGCGGGCCGCCGGGTAATTCTGGTAGACGACTCCATCGTGCGCGGCACCACCTCGCGCCAGATCGTCAACCTGCTGCGCGACGCGGGGGCCACCGAGGTGCATTTCCGGGTCTCCAGCCCACCGATCACGCACCCGTGCTTTTACGGCATCGACACCGCCGCCCGCAAGGAACTGGTGGCCAGCACGCACACGCAGGAGGAAATCCGGCAACTGATCGGCGCGGACACCCTGGCCTTCATCAGCGAACGGGGCATCCGCGAGGCAGTGGGCGGCCCCGGCCTGTGTCTGGCGTGCTTCAACGGCGAGTATCCGGCAGGAACGCCGTTGCTGAACGATGTGGACAAGCTGGCGCTAGAGGTCTGA
- a CDS encoding endonuclease domain-containing protein — translation MSYRPPPTHVSTELARTLRRNMTPEERLLWRQLRSAQLGVSFRRQEVIGRYVVDFVCYPARLIVELDGSQHLNSETDRVRDTALQADGFHILRFWNNEVKSNLNGVLERIQAKLK, via the coding sequence ATGTCGTATCGTCCGCCACCCACGCATGTGAGTACAGAGCTGGCTCGTACCCTGCGGCGCAACATGACGCCGGAAGAACGGCTGCTCTGGAGGCAACTGCGGAGCGCACAGCTCGGCGTTAGCTTTCGGCGTCAGGAAGTGATTGGGCGCTACGTGGTGGATTTTGTCTGCTATCCAGCCCGCCTGATTGTGGAGCTTGATGGCAGCCAACATTTGAACAGTGAGACAGACCGAGTGAGGGACACGGCCTTGCAAGCGGACGGTTTCCATATCTTGCGCTTCTGGAATAACGAGGTTAAAAGCAATCTGAACGGCGTTCTGGAAAGGATTCAGGCTAAATTGAAATAG
- the purL gene encoding phosphoribosylformylglycinamidine synthase subunit PurL, whose product MTQPTPQTQSLRSQAATFGLSEGEYDLLVSSINREPNALEAAIVGAMWSEHCGYKNSRPLFSAFPTTGPQVLQGPGENAGVVDIGEGWGVAFKMESHNHPSAVEPVQGAATGVGGILRDIFAMGARPFALLDSLRFGNPDSPRTRFLVNGVVEGIAHYGNAIGVPTVGGEVTFHPSYQENPLVNVMALGLLRHEDLATGTMGEVGNQIIYVGSKTGRDGLGGAVFASADLSNASQADRPAVQVGDPFMEKLLLEATLEAIESGVVAGVQDMGAAGLVSSTCEMAYRAGLGITMDLDRVPTRESGMVPMELCLSESQERMILVPIPGREQELYDLLDKWELDVVNIGQVEEHNNYRLTWKGEVVCDLPVALLNEAPKYTREGVESSDIKAARERDLSGVPQPGDCGAVLLELLSHPTIASKRPIFQRFDHQVMTNTVVVPGAADAAVMRVKGSGMGVAATSDCNPRFVQLDPYTGAAAAVAEAARNLACVGATPLAITDNLNFGNPHRPEVYYQLQQSVQGIADACRALNTPVTGGNVSLYNQYTQGDERVAIHPTPTIGMVGVLPDIAKRATLGLKAAGQTLYLLGEHADSIGASQYLESLHGLEAGRVPPLDLGLEQKVIDGTLALIRSGLTDTAHDCAEGGLAVALAEMAMAGSIGLSVTLNAPTDVRTDALLFGEAHSRVIVAVQDTEATENHLRELGVPFVRLGESGGDALTIAAPARGLHLSVNLAALTLAYESPLIGILG is encoded by the coding sequence ATGACCCAACCCACCCCCCAAACCCAATCCCTCCGCTCTCAAGCCGCCACCTTCGGCCTCTCAGAAGGCGAATACGATCTGCTCGTCTCCAGTATCAACCGCGAACCCAACGCGCTGGAAGCCGCCATCGTGGGTGCGATGTGGTCTGAACACTGCGGCTATAAGAACTCGCGCCCGCTGTTCAGCGCCTTTCCCACCACCGGGCCACAGGTGCTGCAAGGCCCCGGCGAAAACGCGGGCGTGGTGGACATTGGCGAGGGCTGGGGCGTGGCCTTCAAGATGGAATCGCACAACCACCCGTCGGCGGTGGAACCCGTGCAGGGCGCGGCGACGGGCGTGGGCGGCATCCTGCGCGATATCTTTGCGATGGGCGCGCGGCCTTTCGCCCTGCTGGACAGCCTGCGCTTCGGCAACCCCGACAGCCCCCGCACCCGCTTTCTGGTGAACGGCGTGGTGGAGGGGATCGCCCACTACGGCAACGCGATTGGTGTTCCAACTGTGGGCGGCGAGGTGACATTTCATCCCAGCTACCAGGAAAACCCGCTGGTCAACGTGATGGCGCTAGGCCTGCTGCGCCACGAGGATCTGGCGACAGGCACGATGGGCGAGGTGGGCAACCAGATCATCTACGTCGGTTCCAAGACCGGACGCGATGGGCTGGGCGGCGCGGTGTTTGCTTCCGCTGATCTGAGCAATGCCAGTCAGGCAGACCGCCCCGCCGTGCAGGTGGGCGATCCCTTTATGGAAAAACTGCTGCTGGAAGCCACGCTGGAGGCCATTGAATCCGGCGTGGTGGCGGGCGTGCAGGATATGGGCGCGGCGGGTCTGGTCAGTTCAACCTGCGAGATGGCCTACCGCGCGGGTCTGGGCATCACGATGGATCTGGATAGGGTGCCGACCCGCGAATCGGGCATGGTGCCGATGGAACTGTGCCTGTCCGAATCGCAGGAGCGCATGATCCTGGTACCGATTCCGGGGCGCGAGCAGGAACTGTATGACCTGCTGGACAAGTGGGAACTGGACGTGGTGAACATCGGACAGGTGGAGGAACACAACAACTACCGCCTGACCTGGAAGGGTGAGGTGGTCTGTGACCTGCCCGTCGCTCTGCTGAACGAGGCTCCCAAATACACCCGCGAGGGCGTGGAATCCTCAGACATTAAAGCGGCCCGCGAGCGTGACCTGAGCGGCGTGCCCCAGCCGGGCGACTGTGGCGCGGTGCTGCTGGAACTGCTGTCTCACCCCACCATTGCCAGCAAGCGCCCGATCTTCCAGCGCTTTGACCATCAGGTGATGACGAATACCGTTGTGGTGCCGGGAGCCGCTGACGCCGCCGTGATGCGCGTCAAGGGCAGCGGCATGGGCGTGGCCGCGACTTCGGATTGCAACCCGCGCTTCGTACAGCTTGACCCGTACACCGGAGCCGCCGCCGCCGTCGCCGAGGCCGCGCGAAATCTGGCCTGCGTGGGGGCCACGCCGCTGGCGATCACGGATAACCTCAACTTCGGCAACCCGCACCGTCCGGAGGTCTATTACCAGCTTCAGCAGTCGGTGCAGGGCATCGCGGACGCCTGCCGCGCGTTGAACACGCCGGTCACGGGCGGCAACGTCAGCCTGTACAACCAGTACACCCAGGGCGACGAGCGCGTGGCAATCCATCCCACCCCGACGATTGGCATGGTGGGCGTGCTGCCCGACATTGCCAAGCGGGCGACGCTGGGGCTGAAGGCGGCAGGCCAGACGCTGTATCTGCTGGGCGAACATGCGGACAGCATCGGGGCCTCGCAGTATCTGGAGAGCCTGCATGGTTTAGAGGCCGGGCGCGTGCCGCCGCTGGATCTGGGTCTGGAGCAGAAAGTCATTGACGGCACGCTGGCCCTGATCCGCTCTGGTCTGACTGACACTGCCCACGACTGCGCCGAGGGTGGCCTGGCTGTGGCTCTGGCTGAAATGGCAATGGCCGGAAGCATCGGTCTCAGCGTGACGTTGAACGCGCCCACAGATGTTCGCACCGACGCCCTGCTGTTCGGGGAAGCCCACAGCCGCGTGATCGTGGCCGTGCAGGATACCGAGGCCACCGAAAACCATCTGCGTGAACTGGGCGTACCGTTTGTGCGCCTCGGTGAAAGCGGGGGCGATGCGCTCACCATTGCCGCTCCGGCTCGTGGCCTACACTTGAGCGTGAACCTCGCGGCGCTGACCCTGGCTTACGAATCCCCGCTGATTGGGATTCTGGGATGA
- a CDS encoding DinB family protein, translating into MMGLQEFLADNYHIELSAFHTVLEGIPADSFATARLGHSPAWHALHIADWLRLTVLGDKTPNYHYLGWEDASWVAGLGTASAPLDEDAAKADILARLDMVSEQAVAYLKNASDADMDGMTFSPSAPNGERPRLAAVGLHLRHVAYHRGQVVLGQKA; encoded by the coding sequence ATGATGGGTCTTCAGGAGTTTCTGGCCGACAACTACCACATTGAGCTTTCTGCTTTCCATACTGTTTTGGAAGGAATTCCAGCAGACTCGTTCGCCACCGCACGCCTGGGCCACAGCCCTGCGTGGCACGCGCTACACATTGCCGACTGGTTGCGGTTAACCGTACTGGGCGACAAAACCCCCAATTACCACTACCTGGGCTGGGAGGATGCGTCTTGGGTGGCTGGACTGGGAACCGCGTCTGCTCCTTTAGACGAGGATGCCGCCAAAGCGGACATTCTGGCGCGGCTGGACATGGTGAGCGAGCAGGCCGTGGCTTACCTGAAAAATGCCAGCGACGCCGATATGGACGGCATGACTTTCTCGCCCAGCGCCCCGAATGGCGAACGCCCGCGTCTGGCCGCCGTGGGGCTGCATCTGCGGCATGTGGCCTACCACCGGGGCCAAGTGGTACTGGGGCAGAAGGCTTAG
- the purQ gene encoding phosphoribosylformylglycinamidine synthase subunit PurQ — protein MKTVVIQFPGSNCDGDALHAARLTLDPDAQFVWHTEAGLPSGTELVFVPGGFSYGDHLRSGAIAARSPIMGAIKAHAERGGFVLGVCNGFQVLTESGLLPGALGRNRDLHFTCKPVHLRVENNRTAFTSAYQQGQTIEIPIAHGEGNYYADAETVARLEGEGRVVFRYLDNPNGSLNDIAGIVNTGGNVLGMMPHPERAVEAVLGGEDGRGVFESLQGALVK, from the coding sequence ATGAAAACCGTAGTCATCCAATTCCCCGGCTCCAACTGCGACGGCGACGCCCTGCACGCCGCCCGCCTGACCCTGGACCCGGACGCGCAGTTCGTGTGGCACACCGAGGCGGGACTGCCCAGTGGCACCGAATTGGTGTTCGTCCCCGGCGGCTTTTCCTACGGCGATCACCTCCGCAGCGGCGCGATTGCCGCCCGTAGTCCGATCATGGGGGCCATCAAGGCACACGCCGAGCGCGGCGGCTTCGTGCTGGGCGTATGCAACGGCTTTCAGGTGCTGACCGAATCCGGCCTGCTGCCCGGCGCACTGGGCCGCAACCGTGACCTGCACTTCACCTGTAAACCCGTGCATCTGCGCGTGGAAAACAACCGGACGGCGTTTACCTCCGCCTATCAGCAGGGCCAGACTATTGAAATCCCCATCGCGCACGGTGAAGGCAACTACTACGCCGACGCCGAAACTGTGGCGCGGCTGGAGGGCGAGGGCCGCGTGGTCTTCCGCTATCTGGACAATCCCAACGGCAGCCTCAACGACATCGCCGGAATCGTCAACACGGGCGGCAACGTGTTGGGCATGATGCCTCACCCGGAACGTGCGGTGGAAGCAGTGCTGGGCGGCGAGGACGGACGCGGCGTGTTTGAGAGCCTGCAAGGAGCGCTGGTCAAATGA
- a CDS encoding cupin domain-containing protein — protein sequence MSVPQTVNLQEKFGLFTDQWSPKVVGELNGQQVKIARIAGEFEWHAHEQEDELFMVIRGKLRLKFRDGESVVNEGELIVVPRGVEHLPIAETDETWIMMFEPASTLNTGNVTNERTVTQLEHV from the coding sequence GTGAGCGTCCCGCAGACGGTGAATTTGCAGGAGAAGTTCGGCCTGTTTACCGATCAATGGTCCCCGAAAGTGGTGGGCGAGTTGAACGGTCAGCAGGTCAAAATCGCCCGCATTGCTGGTGAGTTTGAATGGCACGCCCACGAGCAGGAAGACGAACTGTTCATGGTGATTCGGGGCAAGCTGCGCCTGAAATTTCGGGATGGTGAGTCCGTAGTCAACGAGGGCGAGTTGATCGTCGTGCCGCGCGGTGTGGAACATCTGCCCATTGCCGAAACAGACGAAACCTGGATCATGATGTTTGAGCCTGCCAGCACCCTGAACACGGGCAATGTCACGAATGAGCGCACCGTGACTCAGTTGGAACACGTATGA
- the purS gene encoding phosphoribosylformylglycinamidine synthase subunit PurS — MPHYHARVYVTLKPSILDPQGRTVERALSHLEHANVSGVRVGKFIELRLSGERADVEAQLRDIAGNVLSNPVMEDARWELEEVELELA, encoded by the coding sequence ATGCCCCACTACCATGCCCGCGTTTACGTGACCCTCAAGCCCAGCATTCTTGACCCGCAGGGGCGCACCGTGGAACGCGCCCTGTCGCATCTGGAACACGCCAATGTCAGCGGCGTGCGCGTGGGCAAATTTATAGAATTGCGTCTGAGCGGCGAACGTGCCGACGTGGAAGCCCAGTTGCGCGACATCGCCGGGAACGTGCTGAGCAACCCTGTGATGGAAGATGCCCGCTGGGAACTGGAAGAAGTGGAGTTGGAGCTAGCGTGA
- the purC gene encoding phosphoribosylaminoimidazolesuccinocarboxamide synthase: MTRGELKYEGKAKRVYASSNPAEYIVEYKDEATAFNAQKRGEWAGKGATNNAITAHLYPRLEAAGIPTHFIEKLSDTEQRVKAVTIIPVEVIVRNVAAGSFAKKLGLEEGTALSRPVVEYCYKSDALGDPLINTDTAIALDWATETELTRVRELALKVNDFLTPFFLERGVKLIDFKLEFGKLPDGTVILADEISPDTCRFWDAETGEKMDKDRFRRDLGGVEDAYAEMLSRVEREV; the protein is encoded by the coding sequence ATGACCAGAGGCGAACTGAAGTACGAGGGCAAGGCCAAGCGCGTGTACGCTTCCTCTAACCCTGCCGAGTACATCGTGGAATACAAGGATGAGGCCACCGCTTTCAACGCCCAGAAACGCGGCGAGTGGGCGGGCAAGGGGGCCACCAACAACGCCATCACCGCCCACCTGTACCCCAGATTGGAGGCGGCGGGCATCCCCACCCACTTCATAGAAAAGCTGTCTGACACCGAGCAGCGCGTGAAGGCCGTGACCATCATCCCGGTAGAAGTGATCGTGCGGAATGTGGCGGCAGGTAGTTTTGCCAAGAAGCTGGGGCTGGAGGAAGGTACGGCCCTGTCCCGTCCCGTCGTGGAGTACTGCTACAAATCCGATGCACTGGGCGATCCCCTGATCAACACCGACACGGCCATCGCCCTGGACTGGGCCACCGAAACCGAGCTGACGCGCGTGCGTGAGCTGGCCTTAAAGGTGAATGACTTTCTGACCCCGTTTTTTCTGGAACGCGGCGTGAAACTCATTGATTTCAAGCTGGAATTCGGCAAACTCCCGGATGGAACCGTGATCCTGGCCGACGAGATCAGCCCCGACACCTGCCGCTTCTGGGACGCCGAGACGGGAGAGAAGATGGACAAGGACCGCTTCAGGCGCGATCTGGGTGGCGTTGAGGACGCTTATGCGGAGATGCTTTCGCGAGTGGAACGCGAGGTCTGA
- a CDS encoding DR2241 family protein yields the protein MRSLVLIGHGSHLNGESAAAVYRYAEMIRARGIYDEVVEGYWKEEPSLRQVLKTTASTDVTVIPMFISEGYFTETVIPREMGLGHQGPVPPEGVARVLGGRTVRYTLPYGVHPSMSDVILARAHEALPDSSPEDTALIVLGHGTTRNENSNKIVYQNAEVLRQSGQFASVNALFLDEDPKVGTWPEVVKAPRVVVVPFFASEGWHTLETIPEDMGLEGAVTTFTDNPHGQQTVYYAKPVGTHSAVADVILHLAEEAAGSSTSDGDTERVHDAAWNTFMDRARQGLRFGEVLVQPESGMFELRHALDEGKPGHELQTLVTPEGVRDFTRRDEGGHHRPVHTLRNMPRGWRAVMGQADLVRAVQYLYPAVIEETYAQSCHTLRPTPWATTARRQTGIYARVQKATPEQLDEVATDVCGGCLRTRLWAGEKLPQTFFDGVPGAIPCAEACTFLVAEVREEVAGKRGGGASHSH from the coding sequence ATGCGTTCTCTGGTTCTGATCGGTCACGGCTCCCACCTCAACGGCGAATCGGCGGCGGCGGTCTACCGCTACGCCGAGATGATTCGCGCACGCGGCATCTATGACGAGGTGGTGGAGGGCTACTGGAAGGAAGAACCCTCGCTACGGCAGGTGCTGAAAACCACGGCCAGCACGGATGTCACGGTGATTCCCATGTTCATCTCCGAGGGGTACTTCACCGAGACGGTCATTCCGCGTGAAATGGGCCTGGGCCACCAGGGACCGGTGCCGCCCGAAGGCGTGGCGCGCGTGCTGGGCGGACGCACTGTGCGTTACACCCTGCCCTACGGCGTGCATCCCAGCATGTCTGACGTGATCCTGGCCCGCGCCCACGAAGCGTTACCGGATTCCAGCCCGGAAGACACCGCCTTGATCGTGCTGGGCCACGGCACCACCCGCAACGAGAACAGCAACAAGATCGTGTACCAGAACGCCGAGGTGTTGCGACAGTCCGGGCAATTCGCGTCCGTCAACGCCCTGTTCCTGGATGAAGACCCCAAGGTGGGGACATGGCCAGAAGTGGTCAAGGCTCCGCGCGTGGTGGTGGTGCCATTCTTCGCCTCTGAAGGCTGGCACACGCTGGAAACCATTCCCGAGGACATGGGTCTGGAGGGAGCCGTCACGACATTTACCGACAATCCCCACGGCCAGCAGACCGTCTATTACGCCAAACCAGTGGGCACCCACAGCGCCGTGGCCGACGTGATCCTGCATCTGGCCGAGGAAGCGGCGGGGTCCAGCACCAGCGACGGCGACACCGAACGTGTCCACGACGCGGCCTGGAATACCTTCATGGACCGCGCGCGCCAAGGCCTGCGCTTCGGCGAGGTGCTGGTGCAGCCCGAGAGCGGCATGTTTGAACTGCGCCACGCGCTGGATGAGGGCAAGCCGGGTCACGAGTTGCAGACCCTGGTCACGCCCGAGGGCGTGCGCGATTTCACCCGCCGCGACGAGGGCGGCCACCACCGCCCAGTACATACCCTTCGCAACATGCCGCGTGGCTGGCGGGCCGTGATGGGCCAGGCCGATCTGGTGCGCGCCGTGCAGTACCTGTACCCCGCCGTGATTGAAGAAACCTACGCCCAGAGCTGCCACACCCTGCGCCCCACCCCCTGGGCCACCACCGCCCGCCGTCAGACCGGCATCTACGCCCGCGTGCAGAAGGCCACCCCAGAACAATTGGATGAAGTGGCGACAGACGTATGCGGCGGTTGCCTGCGGACCCGTCTATGGGCCGGGGAAAAGTTACCCCAGACCTTCTTTGATGGTGTGCCGGGCGCAATTCCCTGTGCCGAAGCCTGCACCTTCCTGGTGGCCGAGGTCCGTGAGGAAGTGGCGGGCAAGCGCGGCGGCGGGGCAAGCCACAGCCACTGA
- a CDS encoding HIT family protein, with translation MGEGKAVFRTLAVAPAAALNPECITCTPPQHDPETVFFTDGWKVVLHPSQCGLGNVLLATRRHVPRMADLTPTEWQDFQAVISALEPALERAFGAALINMAYGRNWAYREAEPDPPFRDGQPNPHVHWHITPRYAQPVHFGGMIFDDPTFGEPFEWHKVAVPAEVRRAIIERLRAELGVVLE, from the coding sequence ATGGGGGAAGGTAAGGCGGTGTTTCGGACGCTGGCTGTTGCGCCTGCTGCCGCCCTCAACCCCGAGTGCATCACCTGTACGCCGCCCCAGCATGACCCGGAGACCGTGTTCTTCACGGACGGTTGGAAGGTGGTCCTGCACCCCTCGCAGTGCGGATTGGGCAACGTGCTGCTGGCGACCCGCCGCCATGTTCCCCGCATGGCAGACCTGACCCCAACCGAATGGCAGGATTTTCAGGCAGTCATCAGCGCACTGGAACCTGCGCTGGAGCGGGCGTTTGGGGCGGCCCTAATCAACATGGCCTATGGGCGCAACTGGGCCTACCGGGAAGCCGAGCCGGACCCGCCCTTCAGGGACGGTCAACCCAACCCACACGTCCACTGGCACATCACGCCGCGTTACGCCCAGCCCGTCCACTTCGGCGGCATGATCTTTGACGATCCAACCTTTGGGGAACCGTTTGAATGGCACAAAGTCGCTGTGCCTGCTGAGGTGCGCCGCGCCATCATCGAGCGGCTGCGGGCAGAGCTTGGCGTGGTGCTGGAATAA